The following coding sequences are from one Natrarchaeobaculum sulfurireducens window:
- a CDS encoding DUF7127 family protein has product MKVPETLQNADRHGAVVRRFEYDDGALIAVDFGTDEAVTIDIVESTAIVVFDGRHLEFELPAEAEDVSVHNGVVTIGE; this is encoded by the coding sequence ATGAAAGTCCCCGAAACACTCCAGAACGCCGATCGCCACGGTGCAGTCGTACGAAGATTCGAGTACGACGACGGGGCCCTCATCGCAGTCGACTTCGGGACCGACGAAGCGGTGACGATCGACATCGTCGAGTCGACGGCGATCGTCGTCTTCGACGGTCGACACCTCGAGTTCGAGCTTCCAGCAGAAGCCGAGGACGTCTCGGTCCACAACGGCGTCGTGACCATCGGGGAGTAA
- a CDS encoding DUF1684 domain-containing protein, translating to MSDSADPAADIDVDQWCAELEAKRAEKDQFFAEHPQSPIPPGERDAFDGLEYFEPDPAYRVLATVTVEDEPGVVQMETTSGREMRYLRVATLEFELVREEDELADGTFELAAYQLESPNDDPYFVPFRDKTTGQQSYRGGRYMELAADRDLETGDEIVLDFNLAYTPFCAYSETFDCPLPPEENWLEVTVPAGERFE from the coding sequence ATGAGCGACTCTGCCGACCCTGCCGCCGACATCGATGTCGACCAGTGGTGCGCCGAACTCGAGGCCAAACGGGCCGAGAAAGATCAGTTCTTTGCCGAGCATCCCCAGTCACCGATTCCACCGGGCGAACGTGACGCGTTCGACGGCCTCGAGTACTTCGAGCCCGATCCGGCCTACCGCGTGCTAGCGACGGTAACCGTCGAAGACGAGCCAGGCGTCGTCCAGATGGAGACGACATCGGGCCGAGAGATGCGCTATCTTCGAGTGGCGACGCTCGAGTTCGAACTGGTACGCGAGGAGGACGAGCTCGCAGACGGGACGTTCGAGCTGGCAGCCTACCAACTCGAGAGCCCGAACGACGACCCGTACTTCGTTCCGTTTCGGGACAAGACGACTGGCCAACAGAGCTACCGCGGCGGCCGATACATGGAACTCGCAGCCGACCGCGATCTCGAGACGGGCGACGAGATCGTCCTCGATTTCAACCTCGCGTACACGCCGTTTTGTGCCTACAGCGAGACGTTCGATTGTCCCCTACCACCCGAAGAGAACTGGCTCGAAGTGACGGTTCCGGCGGGCGAACGGTTCGAGTGA
- a CDS encoding class I SAM-dependent methyltransferase translates to MSVREEFDDWAASGRDKGMEERHWHTAKHALARMPVESGDVVLDLGCGSGYAGRALRDTKGAGRIYGLDGSPEMARNAAGYTDDSDVAYLVGDFDTLPFADDSIDHVWSMEAFYYAADPHNTLSEIARILRPGGTFYCAVNYYEENVYSHEWQEFISIEMTRWDREQYRAAFREAGLYVGEQDTIPDREIEIPEAAAFPTDDWDTREAMVERYRELGTLLTVGVAP, encoded by the coding sequence ATGAGCGTCCGCGAGGAGTTCGACGACTGGGCCGCGAGCGGCCGGGACAAGGGAATGGAAGAACGCCACTGGCACACCGCAAAACACGCGCTTGCGCGGATGCCGGTCGAGTCGGGTGACGTCGTACTCGACCTCGGTTGTGGCAGCGGATACGCCGGCCGCGCGCTTCGTGACACCAAGGGTGCAGGGCGAATCTACGGCCTCGATGGCTCGCCGGAGATGGCACGCAACGCCGCGGGATACACTGACGACTCCGACGTCGCGTATCTCGTCGGCGACTTCGATACGCTCCCGTTCGCCGACGACTCGATCGACCACGTCTGGTCGATGGAGGCGTTTTATTACGCCGCAGATCCTCACAACACGCTTTCTGAAATCGCCCGCATCCTTCGGCCCGGAGGGACGTTCTACTGTGCGGTCAACTACTACGAAGAGAACGTCTACTCCCACGAGTGGCAGGAGTTCATCTCGATCGAAATGACTCGCTGGGACCGCGAGCAGTACCGGGCAGCGTTCCGCGAAGCCGGACTCTACGTCGGCGAACAGGACACCATCCCGGACCGAGAGATCGAAATCCCCGAGGCCGCCGCGTTCCCGACCGACGACTGGGATACACGCGAAGCGATGGTCGAGCGCTATCGCGAACTCGGAACCTTGCTGACCGTCGGCGTCGCCCCGTAG
- a CDS encoding ABC transporter substrate-binding protein: MEERVPTQMFGRRSFLAATGVSAAGLAGLAGCLGDDNGGDNVPIADADPLAEPVDSTAVSWDDLGDLEGEITVYSGRTRDQIDPVFEALEDEYDGFEINRDYDDNDVQVNQILQEGDAVAADLMYSQDPGALNELKDNGVLQQLPQDVVDAVPGSYREPDGHWTGVTGRVRSIQYNSDRWDGGADELPTDIMEYATDDRFEGIISTRPNSGTFRGFIQAMVERKGESETREWVRAMVEDQDIQLFSGGGDQAEAINRGGDDDPIVAFGNSYYAARILNEAPDAPIRTAYTENDAGCLFSIAGVGVLNDVANAELVAEFVRHLLAAEGQEFMMDANGEYPVVEGIDYVGELPDLEEINPPEFDLSDFDMDLQEASELLEQEGMTV, from the coding sequence ATGGAAGAACGCGTTCCAACCCAGATGTTCGGTCGACGATCGTTCCTCGCCGCCACGGGCGTCTCAGCAGCCGGACTCGCCGGGCTGGCCGGTTGTCTCGGGGACGACAACGGTGGCGACAACGTACCGATCGCCGATGCCGACCCCCTCGCAGAGCCCGTCGACTCGACGGCTGTCTCCTGGGACGATCTCGGCGACCTCGAGGGTGAGATCACGGTCTACTCCGGGCGCACTCGCGACCAGATCGATCCGGTGTTCGAGGCGTTAGAAGACGAGTACGACGGCTTCGAGATCAACCGTGACTACGACGACAACGACGTACAGGTCAATCAGATCCTCCAGGAGGGAGATGCCGTCGCAGCCGACCTGATGTACTCACAGGACCCCGGCGCATTGAACGAACTCAAGGACAACGGCGTCCTCCAGCAACTCCCCCAGGACGTCGTCGACGCCGTTCCAGGGAGCTATCGCGAGCCCGACGGTCACTGGACCGGCGTCACCGGACGCGTCCGCTCGATCCAGTACAACAGCGATCGCTGGGACGGTGGTGCAGACGAGTTACCGACCGACATCATGGAGTACGCGACCGACGACCGATTCGAGGGAATCATCTCGACGCGACCCAACTCCGGGACGTTCCGCGGGTTCATCCAGGCGATGGTCGAGCGAAAAGGCGAAAGCGAGACCCGCGAGTGGGTCCGGGCGATGGTCGAAGACCAGGACATTCAGCTCTTCTCGGGCGGCGGCGACCAGGCAGAAGCCATCAACAGAGGCGGTGACGACGATCCGATCGTTGCATTTGGGAACAGCTACTACGCCGCACGGATCCTGAACGAAGCTCCAGACGCACCCATCAGAACGGCCTATACCGAAAACGACGCGGGCTGTCTGTTCAGCATCGCTGGAGTTGGCGTCCTGAACGACGTTGCGAACGCCGAACTCGTCGCGGAGTTCGTTCGACACCTCCTCGCCGCGGAAGGCCAGGAGTTCATGATGGACGCGAACGGCGAATACCCGGTCGTCGAAGGGATCGACTACGTCGGCGAACTCCCCGACTTAGAAGAGATCAATCCGCCGGAGTTCGACCTGAGTGACTTCGACATGGATCTCCAGGAGGCGAGCGAACTCCTCGAGCAAGAGGGGATGACGGTCTAA
- a CDS encoding ABC transporter permease, protein MKSRTTYLDSVPRLETILERLGEANRSTLVLGSVSAVIALLVVSPMFWLVWQATAVDPSRAVGLVFSTQTAWVTINSIALMLFVTLFSILLGVPLAVLTTRTDIPYPRFWTIVAALPLVIPSYIGAIAFVGMFGPGGEVDTLFGTTIPRIYGLPGAIAIITLYTYPYVFLTTRAALLSMDSSIVDAARTLNAGPLEAFRRVTFPQIRPGIAAGALLAALYAVSDFGTPAFMNADVFTSTIYWEFGGFAVEYAALLALQLIALVAVVLVIEAGIGADDDVSGGTERGSTIRLRRWKWPAMGAVTGIGVVTLVVPVAVFTNWLFRSEGDPIPSLEFQWEFAFNSASLALLAGLVACAFALPVAYYSGRTNSLLSRVLERATYLGFAVPGVVIGLALVFLGTRTLPSLYRHGVWLLVFGYVVRFLPQAVGTVRSSVLQVDDKTIEAAHTLNAGPIEAFRRITLPLIMPGVIVGGILVFLTTMKELPITLMLRPVGMETLVSIIWGAQDALAYRYAAVPALLLILISGASMLVLLRQEDNNLN, encoded by the coding sequence ATGAAATCACGTACCACCTATCTCGATTCGGTGCCGCGGCTCGAGACGATTCTCGAGCGTCTTGGCGAGGCCAACCGGTCGACGCTCGTTCTCGGATCGGTGAGCGCGGTGATCGCGTTGCTCGTCGTCTCGCCGATGTTCTGGCTGGTCTGGCAGGCGACGGCGGTCGATCCGTCACGAGCCGTCGGTCTCGTCTTCTCTACACAGACGGCCTGGGTAACGATCAACAGCATCGCGCTGATGCTTTTCGTGACGCTGTTTTCGATCCTCCTCGGCGTCCCGCTCGCAGTATTGACCACTCGAACCGACATTCCGTATCCCCGGTTCTGGACGATCGTCGCCGCGTTGCCCCTCGTAATCCCGAGTTACATCGGCGCAATCGCGTTCGTCGGCATGTTCGGTCCCGGCGGAGAAGTCGATACCCTCTTTGGAACGACGATCCCCCGCATCTACGGCCTCCCCGGTGCGATCGCAATTATTACCCTCTATACCTACCCGTACGTCTTTCTGACGACGCGCGCCGCATTACTCTCGATGGACAGTTCGATCGTCGACGCTGCACGCACGCTCAACGCCGGTCCGCTCGAGGCGTTCCGGCGAGTGACGTTCCCCCAGATCAGGCCGGGAATCGCCGCCGGCGCGTTGCTCGCGGCGTTGTACGCCGTCTCCGACTTCGGAACGCCAGCGTTCATGAACGCCGACGTCTTCACGAGCACCATCTACTGGGAGTTCGGCGGCTTCGCCGTCGAGTACGCCGCGTTACTCGCGTTGCAACTGATCGCACTCGTCGCCGTCGTCCTCGTGATCGAAGCCGGTATCGGAGCCGACGACGACGTCAGTGGTGGCACCGAACGCGGGAGCACGATCCGTCTGCGCCGCTGGAAGTGGCCCGCGATGGGGGCCGTTACCGGGATCGGCGTCGTCACGCTCGTCGTCCCCGTCGCGGTTTTCACCAACTGGCTGTTCCGTAGCGAGGGTGATCCGATCCCATCACTCGAATTCCAGTGGGAGTTTGCGTTCAACTCGGCATCACTTGCCCTGCTGGCCGGACTGGTCGCCTGTGCGTTTGCACTGCCAGTCGCGTACTACTCCGGGCGAACGAACTCGCTGCTCTCGCGCGTACTCGAGCGTGCCACCTACCTCGGCTTTGCCGTTCCTGGCGTCGTCATCGGGCTTGCACTGGTTTTTCTGGGAACCAGAACGCTTCCTTCGTTGTATCGACACGGCGTCTGGCTGCTCGTCTTCGGTTACGTCGTTCGATTCCTTCCGCAGGCGGTCGGCACCGTTCGGTCGTCGGTGCTCCAGGTCGATGACAAGACGATCGAGGCCGCACACACGCTCAACGCTGGCCCGATCGAGGCGTTCCGACGGATCACGCTGCCGTTGATCATGCCGGGCGTGATCGTCGGCGGCATTCTGGTGTTCCTGACGACCATGAAGGAGTTGCCGATCACGCTCATGTTGCGTCCCGTCGGGATGGAAACGCTCGTCAGCATCATCTGGGGTGCCCAAGACGCGCTGGCCTACCGGTATGCGGCTGTCCCTGCACTCTTGTTGATCCTGATCTCGGGTGCGTCGATGCTCGTCTTGCTCCGCCAGGAGGATAACAACCTCAACTGA
- a CDS encoding DUF7090 family protein produces MDYSLEIDNAPEAVPGGTGILLLHPSTGETDRIDTDFFKTDTDHFLVVSTRTTAREVKQKLEYYDVDEERAEILDTLSIERGYSRRQSDTVHYVAAPDNVDGIVEHIDGFLEAHDGKLRISFDSVTELAYYAGEDEALSAVERILELLEEYDAVGLFHLSEEPHDETIVDEFRALFDGVIDLDEDGSVDAEF; encoded by the coding sequence ATGGATTACAGCCTCGAGATCGACAACGCACCGGAGGCAGTACCAGGTGGGACCGGCATCCTCCTGCTCCATCCGAGCACCGGCGAAACGGACCGAATAGACACCGATTTCTTCAAAACCGACACCGACCACTTCCTCGTCGTTTCCACTCGAACGACCGCCCGCGAAGTCAAACAGAAACTCGAATACTACGACGTCGACGAAGAACGCGCAGAGATCCTCGACACCCTGAGCATCGAACGTGGCTACTCCCGACGACAGAGCGACACCGTCCACTACGTCGCCGCCCCCGACAACGTCGACGGCATCGTCGAGCACATCGACGGCTTCCTCGAGGCCCACGACGGCAAGCTCCGCATCAGTTTCGACTCCGTAACCGAACTCGCCTACTACGCTGGCGAGGACGAGGCGCTCTCCGCGGTCGAACGCATCCTGGAACTGCTCGAAGAGTACGACGCCGTCGGGCTCTTTCACCTCTCGGAGGAACCCCACGACGAGACGATCGTCGACGAGTTCCGCGCGCTGTTCGACGGCGTGATCGACCTCGACGAAGACGGCAGCGTCGACGCGGAGTTCTAA